A region from the Mercenaria mercenaria strain notata chromosome 7, MADL_Memer_1, whole genome shotgun sequence genome encodes:
- the LOC128558644 gene encoding uncharacterized protein LOC128558644 — protein MSVTDSVVLKNNKTARENSCFVEQEIENLLLKGIVSEIDSIPYVVNPLTVAYNRNGKPRLVLDCRHINPFLHQFNVKFEDIKVAETLFDKNSFLFTFDLKGAYHHIDIFPEHRTYLGFSYSRSGHTKYYVYNSLPFGIKTAGHIFTKLLKVVVTFLRATGHKIIMFLDDGIGGHSDYEKALRSSEFTMQTLVAFGFLLADEKCNWVPTLRLVWLGHVLDMAQNMIFISYERIQRLEITLDSVIYQVCRDRANIVPVKVLARVVGQIISLQSVIGNKVRLMTRELFNCINARASWNAPVKVTELAMNELQFWRSNVSTLNRKGRQLNENHVCLYRIFVDASAFGYGGYVENNVRVSSSVSQGIVKLESQKLPEVRRTEYENFSKKEKTIECMSSPEVDLLVNKESPEVDLLVHKASPEADNSVSDSFRGTNSLINTLSSEAGDETSSRSPEVDTSICDRSHDARVEFSSLSPEADSIASVMFPKADSMLNRMSQEEDIITCSMSPEADRTVLV, from the exons ATGAGTGTTACAGACagtgttgttttaaaaaacaacaagactGCTCGAGAAAATTCATGTTTTGTTGAGCAAGAAATTGAAAATCTCCTGCTTAAAGGCATAGTAAGCGAAATTGATAGTATTCCTTATGTAGTCAATCCTTTAACCGTAGCCTACAATAGAAATGGAAAACCAAGGTTAGTCTTAGATTGCAGACACATTAATCCTTTTTTACACCAGTtcaatgtgaagtttgaagacaTAAAAGTTGCAGaaacattatttgacaaaaaCTCTTTTCTATTTACTTTCGATCTGAAAGGAGCATATCACCATATAGACATTTTTCCAGAGCACAGAACATATTTGGGGTTTTCATATTCTAGATCAGGACATACAAAGTATTACGTTTACAATTCTTTACCATTCGGCATAAAAACAGCAGGACACATATTTACGAAACTTTTGAAGGTAGTTGTTACATTTTTAAGAGCAACTGGACATAAAATCATTATGTTTCTCGATGATGGGATCGGTGGTCATTCAGATTATGAAAAAGCTTTGCGCTCAAGCGAGTTTACCATGCAAACGTTGGTTGCTTTTGGCTTTTTACTTGCTGACGAAAAGTGTAATTGGGTACCGACACTGAGATTAGTTTGGCTTGGGCATGTTCTAGATATGGCacagaatatgatttttatatcatATGAAAGAATACAAAGATTAGAAATTACATTAGATTCCGTGATATATCAGGTATGTCGAGATAGAGCAAATATAGTTCCAGTAAAAGTGTTGGCCAGAGTCGTCGGACAGATAATATCATTACAAAGCGTAATAGGTAACAAAGTTCGTTTAATGACAAGAGAATTATTCAATTGTATCAATGCAAGAGCCAGTTGGAATGCTCCTGTTAAAGTAACAGAATTAGCCATGAATGAATTACAGTTCTGGAGAAGCAATGTAAGTACACTGAACAGAAAAGGGAGACAATTAAACGAAAATCATGTGTGTCTGTATAGAATATTTGTCGATGCCAGCGCATTTGGCTACGGCGGGTATGTAGAGAATAACGTAAGAGTAAGTAGTTCAGTTAGTCAAGGAATAGTAAAATTAGAGTCCCAGAAGCTCCCGGAAGTGAGGAGAACAGAGTACGAAAATTTCTCAAAGAAGGAAAAAACAATAGAATGTATGTCGTCCCCGGAAGTGGACTTATTAGTTAACAAAGAGTCCCCGGAAGTGGACTTACTAGTTCACAAAGCGTCCCCGGAAGCGGACAATTCAGTGTCTGATTCATTCAGAGGAACCAACAGCTTAATTAATACTTTGTCATCTGAGGCAGGTGATGAGACCAGTAGTAGGTCCCCGGAAGTGGACACTTCGATTTGTGATAGGTCACATGATGCGCGAGTTGAGTTCAGTAGTTTGTCCCCGGAAGCGGACAGTATTGCAAGTGTAATGTTTCCTAAAGCAGATAGTATGTTAAATCGTATGTCCCAGGAAGAGGACATTATTACTTGTAGCATGTCTCCGGAAGCAGACAGAACA GTGTTGGTCTGA
- the LOC123565963 gene encoding uncharacterized protein LOC123565963, whose protein sequence is MDTSDRSSYDDRWGMENSRIQAMIDDRMKASLEEHKTSMLTDMEKMLEKISGNSNFEQMNKISSILKGTQTFKRKSNEEQFKYNSKVSIALDEADHLIQSNKLQESRQKIAEAKEMISHRQKLIRLADSSELGWRVVNEYESNPLASDSDDEKRIYKAETRANKKLKAEKAKRTRGSRSWPYRKPTTASAGNVQVSNATQQTPRRPGLCFACGKPGHWKGSSECSANSSNNKISSFISNNFQNENLFRIKDPDISFSQSNNVVKESDVITEKSSTKQSSPVGRLKQNLSK, encoded by the exons ATGGACACCTCGGACCGCAGCAGTTATGACGATCGGTGGGGAATGGAAAATTCTAGAATCCAGGCTATGATAGACGACAGGATGAAGGCGTCTTTAGAGGAACACAAAACTTCAATGCTTACAGATATGGAGAAAATGCTAGAAAAGATAAGTGGAAATTCTAATTTTGAGCAAATGAATAAGATTTCAAGCATATTGAAAGGCACACAAACTTTTAAACGGAAGTCAAATGAAGAGCAGTTTAAATACAACTCCAAGGTTAGCATCGCTCTAGATGAGGCAGATCATTTGATACAATCAAACAAATTGCAGGAGTCCAGACAAAAGATCGCTGAAG CAAAAGAAATGATATCTCATAGACAAAAGCTCATACGCTTAGCGGACTCGTCAGAACTGGGGTGGAGGGTAGTAAACGAGTATGAATCCAACCCATTAGCCAGCGATTCCGACGATGAAAAAAGGATTTATAAGGCTGAGACGAGGGCGAACAAAAAGTTAAAGGCGGAGAAAGCTAAGAGAACTCGTGGCAGTAGATCATGGCCATACCGGAAGCCAACTACAGCATCGGCCGGCAATGTACAAGTTTCTAATGCTACACAACAAACGCCTCGTAGACCAGGATTGTGCTTCGCCTGCGGGAAGCCAGGCCACTGGAAAGGATCGTCGGAATGTTCTGCGAACAGTTCCAATAATAAGATAAGTAGTTTTATTagcaataattttcaaaacgaaaatTTATTTCGGATTAAAGATCCAGATATCTCATTTTCACAAAGTAATAATGTGGTGAAAGAGAGTGACGTCATTACTGAAAAAAGTAGTACAAAGCAATCGTCTCCGGTAGGTAGACTGAAGCAAAATTTGTCCAAATAG